From Aedes albopictus strain Foshan chromosome 1, AalbF5, whole genome shotgun sequence, one genomic window encodes:
- the LOC109416376 gene encoding cyclin-dependent kinase 20, giving the protein MVHPQALDTISIHFGLFFGPFAKLLDEIKFSRIIFREKNRRSDNGMDDYMPPRYQLLGRIGEGVHGVVVKARDLSNDDKIVAIKKLTLRTKHGWISPNTIREIKVLQNSQCENILSLLDMYPDLSGISLVFEYMPYTLYSKMKDEEHPLSRHEIRRYMAMLLNGLKYLHELKIMHRDIKPANLLIDKHDVLKICDFGLARLFNDQDPSKVYSPQVATRWYRAPEILWGCQTYGPSIDMWAAGCVFAEMLRGVPLFSGATDIEQLALVVRTLGTPILKEWPEVRSLPDYNKIRFPNAKGERWEDIFPSFTTKHEIGLVDGLVTYNPSRRLTAEEAMHQPYFTDGDES; this is encoded by the exons ATGGTTCACCCTCAGGCTCTAGATACAATTTCAATCCATTTTGGCCTGTTCTTCGGTCCTTTTGCCAAGCTTTTAGACGAAATTAAATTTTCGAGAATCATTTTTCGCGAAAAAAACCGACGGAGCGATAACGGAATGGACGATTACATGCCCCCACGGTACCAACTGCTCGGTAGGATAGGAGAAGGTGTCCACGGCGTGGTGGTGAAGGCCCGGGATCTGAGCAACGACGACAAGATTGTGGCAATTAAAAAGCTCACGCTCCGGACGAAGCATGGCTGGATTTCGCCGAACACGATACGGGAGATCAAAGTGTTGCAGAATTCGCAGTGTGAGAAT ATTTTATCCTTACTCGACATGTATCCTGACCTATCCGGGATATCGCTGGTGTTCGAGTACATGCCCTACACACTGTATAGCAAAATGAAGGACGAGGAGCATCCACTATCCCGGCACGAAATCCGACGGTACATGGCGATGCTACTGAACGGCCTCAAGTATCTCCACGAGCTGAAAATCATGCACCGGGACATAAAACCAGCCAATTTACTAATTGACAAGCACGATGTGTTGAAAATTTGCGACTTCGGTTTGGCCCGGTTGTTTAACGATCAAGACCCTTCGAAGGTGTACTCCCCGCAAGTGGCAACCCGGTGGTACCGGGCACCGGAAATACTCTGGGGATGCCAAACGTACGGACCTTCGATTGATATGTGGGCGGCAGGGTGCGTGTTTGCCGAGATGCTTCGGGGCGTGCCGCTTTTTTCCGGGGCAACCGATATCGAACAGTTGGCGCTGGTGGTGCGGACCCTGGGGACGCCCATCTTGAAGGAATGGCCTGAGGTGCGCAGCCTGCCGGACTACAACAAAATACGGTTTCCCAACGCCAAGGGCGAACGGTGGGAGGATATTTTCCCTAGTTTCACTACCAAACACGAGATAGGCCTGGTGGACGGGCTGGTGACGTACAACCCGAGCCGGCGGTTGACAGCGGAGGAG GCCATGCACCAGCCGTATTTCACGGACGGTGATGAAAGCTAG